A stretch of the Kroppenstedtia eburnea genome encodes the following:
- a CDS encoding sigma-54 interaction domain-containing protein — protein MSEPVPLFEVAHSFENIILKGRPIRLEGVKRMDAGFCDYEELLHTYEECKATKEMIEAAFESAYEGIVLTDPQGTIRMLNETYARFLKVKVEDAIGRHVTEVIENTRMHIVAKTGEAELAQVQKIREGNMVVHRIPILKEGRVVAVVGKVLFQDVGELHALSARVLQLQEELDYYKGELIKHLGVRYGLEDIIGDSPKLKAVKAMARRVAPSDSTVFISGESGTGKELFAHSIHRLSRRSAGPFIKVNCAAIPETLIESVLFGYAEGAFTGAIKGGQKGKFAMAHRGTIFLDEIGELPLTMQAKLLRVLQEREVEPVGAVHPTEVDVRVIAASNRDLERMVRENRFREDLYYRLHVVTLTIPPLRERRSDIPVLTEHFLEELAHEVGIRVEGVEPDAMDVLLGFHWPGNVRELKNVLEGSLHMTEGDRIRREHLPFHLVGESRGEGPSTLKEAVEEAEKNVILRALQTHRGDREQAIRMLGISRSGFYQKVKKYGIQS, from the coding sequence TTGTCGGAACCGGTCCCCCTTTTTGAAGTGGCCCACTCCTTTGAAAATATTATACTTAAGGGGAGGCCCATTCGGCTTGAGGGGGTGAAAAGGATGGATGCGGGGTTTTGCGATTATGAAGAGTTGCTCCACACCTATGAGGAGTGCAAGGCTACCAAAGAGATGATTGAGGCCGCTTTTGAAAGCGCATACGAAGGCATTGTGCTGACGGATCCTCAGGGAACCATCCGGATGTTGAATGAGACCTACGCCCGGTTTTTGAAGGTGAAGGTGGAGGATGCGATCGGACGTCATGTGACGGAAGTGATTGAAAACACCCGGATGCATATTGTGGCCAAAACAGGGGAAGCGGAACTGGCCCAGGTGCAGAAGATCCGGGAAGGAAACATGGTCGTCCACCGCATCCCCATTCTCAAAGAGGGAAGAGTGGTGGCGGTGGTGGGCAAGGTCCTGTTCCAGGACGTGGGGGAGTTGCATGCCTTGTCCGCAAGGGTGCTTCAACTTCAGGAGGAGTTGGATTACTACAAGGGAGAGCTGATCAAACATCTGGGTGTCCGCTACGGATTGGAGGACATTATCGGCGACAGTCCCAAATTGAAGGCGGTCAAGGCGATGGCCCGGCGGGTGGCCCCCAGCGATTCCACGGTGTTTATCTCAGGGGAGAGCGGCACGGGCAAGGAGTTGTTTGCCCATTCGATCCACCGGCTGAGCCGGAGAAGTGCCGGTCCCTTTATCAAGGTGAACTGCGCCGCCATCCCCGAGACTCTGATTGAGTCGGTGCTGTTCGGCTATGCTGAAGGGGCTTTTACCGGGGCAATCAAAGGAGGGCAGAAAGGAAAGTTTGCAATGGCGCACCGGGGAACCATCTTTCTGGATGAAATCGGCGAACTCCCCCTCACCATGCAAGCCAAGCTCCTGCGGGTGTTGCAGGAGCGGGAGGTGGAGCCGGTGGGGGCGGTTCATCCCACCGAGGTGGATGTCCGGGTCATTGCCGCCAGCAACCGGGATCTGGAACGAATGGTCCGGGAAAACCGGTTCCGGGAAGACCTCTACTATCGGCTTCATGTGGTCACCTTGACCATTCCCCCCTTGCGGGAACGGCGGTCGGATATTCCAGTGCTGACAGAGCATTTTCTGGAAGAATTGGCTCATGAGGTGGGAATCCGTGTGGAGGGAGTGGAACCGGATGCGATGGATGTCTTGCTGGGATTTCATTGGCCGGGAAATGTGCGGGAGCTGAAAAACGTCCTCGAAGGATCCCTCCACATGACTGAGGGAGACCGGATCCGCAGGGAACACCTCCCCTTCCACCTGGTGGGGGAGAGCAGGGGAGAGGGACCCTCCACTCTGAAAGAGGCAGTGGAGGAGGCGGAGAAAAACGTGATCCTGCGGGCCCTCCAAACTCACCGCGGGGACCGGGAACAGGCCATCCGCATGCTGGGGATCAGCCGGTCGGGATTTTATCAGAAGGTGAAAAAGTACGGGATTCAATCATAG
- a CDS encoding cation diffusion facilitator family transporter: MSQGGLGFTWSDFGSSEQRKRHVKPNPDRPGQH; the protein is encoded by the coding sequence TTGTCACAGGGAGGGTTGGGTTTCACATGGAGTGATTTTGGATCGTCAGAACAACGAAAACGACATGTGAAACCCAATCCCGACCGACCCGGCCAGCACTAA